A segment of the Panicum hallii strain FIL2 chromosome 1, PHallii_v3.1, whole genome shotgun sequence genome:
CGGAGAGcatcgccgcctccgccgctcgTGCGCTTGCCGCCGGAATCTGCCCATGCACTCGCTCGCTGACGAATCCACCCGTGCGCTCGCTGCCTGATCTACCCGCCGGCATGCTCGCCGCCAGACCCACCCGCGCACTCGCCGCCGTCTCTCACCGCCAGATCGGGCTGATGCTGCCACATCCGCCTCCCtctcctgcgccgcgccgccactGCTTCCCCGTGTCGTGCCGAGCCGCTACTCCTCCCCCGCACCAGCAGCTCCCCCGCACTGGCAGCTCCGCGCGCCGCGGAGGCCCCGCGTCGATCGTCCCATGCGCTGCTTTCCCCCTCGCGCCGCGCAGCCCTCCTAGCGCCGCTGTAGTCCCCCTCGCACCGCCGTGGCTCCGGGTGgcgggggagaggaggggaggtggcggcgaGGGAGGAGCGGCTTGATCCGCGCCATCGCAGCCCCTCTCGAGCCACCGTGAATCCGCCAGGCGGGAGAGGGAAGGGCGGTggggaagggagaggaggggaaggggagggagaggaggaagagaattGAGGACGGcaggggagagaagggaggggcGACGCGGCGAGAGAGGAGGGATcgagagaggaagggaggggatcggagggagagagaaggaagCAGGCGGGTTGTGTAGAGGCCGTGACGGCACACGATTGGCGGAGCGTGAGGGAATGCGGATCGATGATGTGGGATTGGGGAGCGAACGAGGGATGGCTCAATTTTTAGAGATGGGtgatgccatcacccgcccctagaaatccaTTTCTAGGGGTAGGTGATGCCACCACCCggctctaaaaatattttttattttattccaaaaactcatctaaatctttacatatagcaaaacaaataaaaaagtgaaacttctacGCTATGGTTATGgtgaactatagataaaaaatatgctaagtatatttcagtgtatataaatgttaagattgttgaaacctcaaagtatgacttgagttgtatgagattcTATATAGTCATAGCCATATGTAGGTTTATAATAATATTTTGGACTATTAAATAACCTTAAATGAAAAAGTTATAAACTACAAAGTTTTTGATCTCATCATTATatacaattttgatataaagtttgatttcatccgagatcatatgaaaaagttaCGAATTTTTTGTGTGGAATCATTTTTAGGGGCAGGTCATGCCATCACCTACCTCTAAAACGTATTTTTAGGGATGGATAACGTCATCACCCGCCTCTAGAAATGCCACCATTTTCAGGGACGGGTGGTGACTTCACCCGCTTCTACTATTTTGATGGACGGATGACTGCAAATGACCCATTTGcaggggcgggtggtggcgtcacccgcccctgaaaatacGTTTTTACAGGCGGGTGGGATGCTATAGTAACCATGCTCGCTCCATTTGTAGAAGCGAGTTACCTTTTGACCCGCCTCTAGAAAAACAGGACGTCCCTGCAAATTATTTTTTAGTAGTGTTTCATTTTGTATTTAATTATATTGTTCACATGGTATATTACTTTATAATATGCATGCCACTGTGGTTGAGGGGGATCCTTATTATAATTTAACTAGATGGACCTTAATTTGCATAATGTTATGGTACACAATTAGTTAACCCGTGTTATTACGCATCAAAATAGAGGCACTCAGTAAAAAACATCGGAAAAAACCACTACGGCACTGTACTCTTGATTTTGTAGATGGACAATACTCGGTTCAAGATGCCACCTGTTAATGCAACAAAATGCATAAATAATATAATATTAAAACAAATGAACAAAATGGATGAATAATATAATATTAAAACAAATGACTAGCTAGCATATCATGGAAACATAGATGTTTTGGGAAAAAAATAGTAAGACCATTATTTTGTTGTTAATATAGACGTATGTTGATTAGGTGCACAATCACCAGGACACTATATTACTAGGCCCTTCTTTGTGTTTCGACCTTATTTTAACTATGTCGTAAAAAGACCCTCTCTAATATTACCGGAACACTAGTACTTCCTCTTATGTTTTGACCTTAATCTAGCTATGGGGTAAAACACTTCCGTAAGGAAAATAGCCCCATTAGGCTATTAATTATGATTTGGTGATTGTATAAGGACATATTTATTGGGATTGGCGAGTCTGTTAGGTGTATAGTTGTAGGATTTTTAGATCTCATAGATAAAATCCAAATTATAGCAAGACCATCCAACAAAACAAGTGATACAAACCATAGCAAGTGAAAGTTATAGAAAAAAACCAGACAAATTAATGATGGGAGAAGCTGAATTCAGAGTGATACTTGATGATCCGGTACCTTACTCAGAGGTTGTGAACTAATGGCTAATTCATCTCGTACTCTACTTGGTAGCTTATCGAAATCTTGGAGGATTTCACTTTTTAGTACCGAATGATCCAATACTAAATGCATGGAGCAGCGGAATAAGTGCCAGACACGGATGATGCAGTGTCCAGAAGGTTTTAGAAGAATCTTCTTCGGCACCGGATGATCTGACGTGGTGCCAGACTAATAAGTGCCGGATGATCCGGTCCTCCCCCTCGTAGTGAGTATTGCATACTTTACATTGATTTATAGTATTTGCTGGCATTTTTTTTTCACTCGCACCAATAAAAAAGTGTGTGTTTTAACTGATGATCGTCGGCAGCACAACTACGCGCGTGACATCGCAATAGTTTCCGCACGTTTTTGTGGGAAGAGAATACATTTCAAACAAGTCATTATCGCGTCATAATTCTTGATCAATGCGTTGTCCTTCCTATCCACCAGAACGATCGAAGAGCGCCCTTGcggaaaaataaattaaaaaggaAAAGGCATATCAGATGTGGATTACACAAATTAAAAGTAATTGTGACAGCACTGGAATGACCTATATTAAAGCGACATTTGTTGACAATAATAAACTTGTGGAGCTTTCTTGAGCAATAGCCACAGCCAAAAAATTTATTAGATGTAGTTGGCTGTCTAATCACCTTTTCTCAATCAATTCTTAAAATTGTTAGCTTAGTCAATCGTTCATGCACCAACAACCTTGTGCAAAAAGAGAAGGGACAAAGTGATTGTATTAACTGTTGGTTCGGGACACTATGGGTTCTCAATAATTGAGCGTTGAGACATATATTAATTGATGTAGATCATATCCACCATAGGCATGCATACCCTCTTTTCTTTTAGTATGAATCACGACAGAGTTTGCTTTATACTAATTTAATTGCCCATCGTTTGAATATTCTTCTTTGTTGTGTGATATTCTTAATTATATCAGTCCTTGCTTTCAGTAAATGTCGTTTATCAGTTTTTGTCAAGTTTCCTAAGGGTTGGGATGATGAACCTACATATAATATTCTAGATAAGTGTTTACTAAGTCTAATAAGAGTTGGCCATTGCAAATTTTATATTGAAATGTTACGTGTTGGCTGTGAACTTAGAAATAAATAAGTACCTTAAAAGGCCACCATAATTCAGGCAAACCTTTATTTGCGATGCACTAACAGACTATATGTACACTTGCTCTGACACAATGTATATGTTACCACTCAAAAGTGGCTAAAAGGAAAAGGATGTTTACAAAAATTACAAAGGGAAATTAGAAAATATGGCCTTCATTATATCCATGAAAACTAGTGTAAGTGGTTAGCAAGATTTTGTTGTGAACGGGAGAAAATCGTGTTCACACATAAGAAAAAATATGTTCATTCAAATACAAAGCTGAGAAAAAATGATATTTTTATGGGCAAATTCTAAAAAAACACAGCCCCATATGTTTTCTTATTCTGAAATTTTATTCTATAGGATATTTTACTGCATTGCAAATAACAACCCCAAAAGAAACATAGTTTTGTTGAAAAATCAGACCGCAGCGCCTATGCCAAGTCGATTATGcatgtcctttttcttttccagtGCTAATGGAGTTCTACTTTTGTGAACTTTGTGGAGCTTCCACCAAAGGAATCGCCATTGAATGCTTAAGGATGATCATACTAATTTTTGCTATATCTTCGAAATTAATTTCTTCATCATGACATGATGAGTAAGCATAGTCAAGCACTGGAAGAAGTTTGACTCAGCTAACTTGGCCCACACAAGCTCCATAATGTGCGTATCGGCTGAGCGCATTTGTGGTGGCATATTTCAAGGAAGCTGACACTACTACAAAAATAATTTGTACGGAGCATCCTATTTTTTAGGAGCAGCTGAGAAATTATCCGCTCCTAATATTGACGACTGGTATGGTAGTATCCGAGTTGTTCCAGTAAATAGATTTCTAGAGGCGGACAGCAGGGTCAACCGTATGTGAAAATCACTATAATTTCCATGAGCGGACGATAACATGGACTGCACCTAAAAATATACACTACCAAGTGTGGCTCGCGTTCCCATCCACCTCTAGAAAGCATGATGTTTTCAGGAACGGTTCATCCCCAGTCCCATCCCGAAAACCTATTTCCAGGAGCGGTGTGCAACATCAGCCACTTCTAAATAAATTGAATAAAACAGTGCTGCACCTTCTTGTTCCTCAAGCTTACCAGCATAATGGCAGCCCGAAAAAGGGGAGGTGTTGCCCAAATTTATTGCAGCTGCAGTGAAACATGCAATGATGATTCAGAAGACAAAGAATATCTATGTTGTTCATGCAAAACATGCAAGAAGTTGAAGGTATTTAAGACAACAACTACTATCAGATCGCATTTGATCATTGGTGGTTTCGTTGTGAACTACAAGATTTAGGTATTTCTTGGTAAAATACAACCATCCTCGAAATCTGAAATCCATAATAACACCACTGCAAACTAGATGGGTGGTCATGAGCGGTTCGAGAAGATGATAAATGACCCCTATTTTGATATTGTGGAGGACTTTTGCAGGGGCGGACCACGCTGTTACCCACCTTTGATGAGTTCAGTAGCAAGGGCAGATGACGCCATTACTTGTAAAACTGTTACAAAGGTGGACTGATGGCGAGGTCCATCCCTGTAGATTGCATTTGTTCTACATTTGTAGAGGCGGACCACTCCATCACCTGGTCCTAGAAAACTATTACCATGGACGGATGATGGTGCGgtccgcccctaaaaatgcagTTTTACCCGCTCCTACAAATATTTTCTGTAGTAGTGTGAATACATAGCTGGGTCGGtatttgtaaaaaaatattttagagGGTGGAATCTTAAAAACCAAAGTGATATATAGTTTTTTGTATTTTTCCTTCTTTTATTATCTTAGTAATAGTAGTCTTGTTGCAATTTCCTTAGAAAACTATCTTTTTTTATAAAATAATTGACATCCCTTGGTTAGATTGAAACAACATAACTCAATAACAATATCAAATCATGTGTTGAAACTCGCTAGGCTTCTAGGGCTTATTGGCATAGCTCCAACTCCTAGATCTATGCTGGATGGTAGCTCATAGACTATGGTTCAAATATTCATATTTAGTCTAACTAAAGCTGAAATTATTCATCTAAATGTTTCCGATATATTTCCAGCTCTAAATCCAGGATTTCTtgaaaccacatatatatagtTCTGGAGCTATGCTAAACAGGATTAATGAAATAATAGGAATCTTTATTTTTAACGAATAGGAGAGTTTGCCTGTTATATTAAAAAAAGTTGGAAGCCTGATAGATCAAAGTAAGGAAAAAAGTCGTGACGAGGGGGCAGGAATAATAAGTCAAGAGAGATCCTAAATTTTCACGGTTATAGAAGTCTAGAGATAATTAGACCCCAAGCTCTAACTAACAAAGTAGGTACCGTGAGGCAATAATTCACAGAAGAGAGAAAACcttaaaagaaaaataaaatagaACTTCAGCCTCGTGACGAAAATGAAAGGAGAGAAGCAGGGGAAAAAAAATCCATCCAGCCACGGCATCTCGCTGGCTGTAGCTCACATGCATGCACGGAACGGCAACACACACCTCCAGCCGCGCAACGCGCAGCACAGAGGTCACCACTCACCGCGGGCGGCAGGACGCGCGCAGGCCAAGCGGGCAAGGCAAGGTACCAAGGCGGACACGCCTCCCCCGCCTCGCTACCCTCCAAATCCACCACCCAACCAGACGCGCAACGCAGCCTCCTTCACGAAACCACCGGAAAAATCCTATAAGACGACGcgcgccccctcctcccccgcgccgtCGTAGCCCCCTTCTCCTACACAgaatcgccgccgcctccggccaaAAAACCGTCGGCACACACGGCCCCCAAATCTTTTCCTCTCCACAGACCACAGGCCGGCAGTCGAGTCGTCGCCGGTACATACGAAAGGAAGCCAAGGAAAACACTCCtctttctctccctctccctctcccttccatTCCCTTCCATCCCATATCCAAGAACCAAAGCTCCGGACAGCTTGAGATCCGATCGAGGATGGTGGCGCCGGTGGTGATCGCGTCGGCGGGGCTGGGCATGCTGGCGGGCCTGGCGATGGCGAACCGGTCGCTGGGGGACGGGCTCCCGGCGGCGTCCAGGTGGGACGCGCGCCCGCGCTGCGCCACGTGCGGCGGCTCCGGCCGGGTCGAGTGCCTGTGCAACCGCTGGTCCGACGGCGACTCCGGCTGCCGGACCTGCGCCGGCTCGGGCAGGATGCCCTGCCGCAGCTGCGGCGGGTCCGGCACGGGCAGGCCGCTCCCCGCGCGGCTCACGGTCCAGCACcacaagccgccgccgccggccggctaCAACTGACGGTGGATCGATTGATTAGGTATATGTCCATATCCATGGATGATTATAGCTCGTTCTTTGCGCTACAGGCGCAAGCGAAAATTTAAACTCCCCTAGCTAGTATATACGTCCATTCGATCGTGTGGATGAGATCGGTGTTGTATATGTGTCTCTGCTTCAAGACTTGTAGTAATTGAGCATACTTGTGTTGATGTTGTTCGTAATTTGCAAATCGCGCAACACacaagaaggaagaagaggaaaaaaaagagagggagaatTTGGAGATCTACCCGAGAACATGCACGATTGAGAGGAGAGAGGGGCAAGAGATGAAGAACAGTTTTGCTGGCAAGTTTGTAGTTATGGTGGTGGATGTAATATATATCATATATGCTAAGATTACGCGTTAATATATGCGCGCACATACACATGATTTACAGAGATTTGTTGTGAGTGCCCTTTTCTTGGATGTCCTTCTTGTTTGTTAGTGACTCGGTGGTGCTCGGTTGGTTGATTGCCCTTTGCATATGGTTCTCTAGCTATGGATCTAATTCTTCTTTATATTTGTGTTGTTGTGTTTGCTCTTGTTGAAGCTTCCTTTCTCTTTCCTTGGAACATCAATACTACGCTTGTTAAATCTTTTCCAATTGTAGAATAAGACCATATGTCAGATTTGGTTTGTGTGATCGGTTGCTTTTGCTTTGTGTACTTTGAACATCCTATAGCTCTTTGTCAGTTTTTAGGCTCAAATATACATTACCTCTTTATGCATATTAGCCCTATTGATTCCAAGCTGATGCGTCTGTATAGTAGCTCTTTATGCGTATTAGACCTTCGAAGCTGATGCATCTAAGAAGTAAAGGTTTTCAAAATCATATATTCTCAATCGCATTTGTGAGGTTTTCTGATAGAATCATAGAACTATAGTTATGGGAATTGGGACTACATGGACTCTCTACAAACCAGAACCGTAGAATCAGTCCAGTCAATGTAGATCATAAAGCTGTAAAATCTGATTAGGAAATGAAGATTCCAATAGCCATGCTTTATAAGGCCCTAGGTTTTAGTTTCAGCCATGAGCTTTACGTCAAGATCCATCCTCTCGTACCAGCTACCGATCATCGGACCCCTCTGAAGTTGGTGGTGGGAAGTTAGACCTAAGTGTCGCATATAAATATGAATAACCTTCCCATGTATTTTCAAGTGGACTGTATAGTTAAATAGCATGTGTTATAACTAGTCAGGTGTAGATAAATTATCAGTACTCTGAGGTGCCTATACAAGTCGTTCGATACCATTTGGGATTAGATCTGCCTGAACCCTGAAGCTTCTGCGCAAGAACACAGCAAGTGCAAGATATATACAGATATTATCTTGTCGTGCATGTGACTACTGTCTTCTTTGTTTTCTGAAGCACAGTTTTTTTGGAACAAACATGATTATGCCGGCAGGCTGACGACATGGATGATGAGCATGGGCAGGGAGCAGCAAGTATGGGCTGGATAGGCTTGGCCAGAGATCTTGTGGTCGAGAGGAGCTCAGCATCAGATCCACAGGCTTGCAAGAAAAAGATCCCGTAGCGTAGCCTTGCCACCAGGCACTAGCTTTGGACGGTACGGGTCCACCAATGTGCCATACACACATTATCAGGGAAAAAAGTGACATACACGTGCACTGAGAGCCTTTGGAAACAAGTGCCGTCTGTTTGGTGGCTTCAAACTCCGATCGCTCTCCTAGGCACTAAAAAAAATCAGGAGATGTTTGCTTGTGAGCCGGCTCAGCGTGTGGCTTACAAGCAAATAATGAGAATTCTGGTTGCCTATTGTTTAAATATTGATTTAGAGGAAGATAGTGCATCTAAGGATTCTAATTTTTGTCAACGTGGCACTCTGTCACATGCAGCTAGGGGTGGTATTGGATAAAAAATTTAGCCTAGAAATTTTAAAAATCAGGCTTAAAATAGGATGGGCTAatattttatataattttaagtTGAGAATGATTAAAGATTGAGCTGGATTATGAAGGGGGTATTAGGACCATGACCTATTACCACTACGCAGCGTGTGTCTTCTGATAACAAGTTGTCTAGATAAACTTTAAACCAAATCTTAGAATCAGACCAGGAACCCCTTTCCCAACACAATTTGTTTCCTCGGCCCTTTTATGGAGTATCGTATGGACGACCCTTTTACTCCAATTTTTTTCAAACAACAAAGTGCACATTGCCAAATATCAAAACTAGGCAGTGTTTTGTCAGGGTTCAGGTTCCAGCTCTAAAAAGTGCACTTTTTCAAACAATAAAGTGCGCATTTTGTCAGGGAACTAAATCTTTTCTTTTTGAGCTGATGATGCTATGCAAAACACATCCTAGACCTCTACCACGCACGCGCCCTCACCCTTCCGCTTTGCTCCGTTGAGCCCTCGCCCTCTGGAGATTGGGTTGATGTCAGCACTGACATGCAACAAGCTTGTCAGACATGCACGAACGTAGCCTGCAGCTTCCTATCTGCCAGATTCATTTAGTTATAATATCAATCTGCATGTGCACAAATGTATGCATGCATTTGACCTGCAATACAATAGAAAAGATGAACATACATGTATATATATTGTGTTTGCTCTGATAATCTTCGATGTCAACACTTGTGATAGCTTGGAGGTCTCTTAAAAAGTTGCTTTTACGTCTCCTCTCAAACAAGGAGCTCTATCCAAAGTTACTCTGATTCTACACTTGTTGGTTACTTTGGACTGCCAAGTTAATTCCGGATTTTACTAGCAGTACGAGCACCGACAGTGCAGTGTTATTACACAGTAGTTCAGTGGTTATGCTGCAGTTGGCACATCCAGATTCCAGCAATATGTGATGCAGAGAAGTTAGAACGGTGGGATAACGCAACCTGCACCTTCCGATACTGGCATGTACGAGCCAACTCTTTCTGGCACATGCCTGTCGCATCATCCATTTGTTTTAGTAGTTATATAATAAGAGTAAACATCCGATGTCCAAGTCGACCAACCGATCGACGACAGGGTCCTCATCGATCCATCTGCTATTTTTCTGTCATGTAGCTTTCAGCTGCCACCTCCTGGCTTATTAGTGTATATAAAAAGATAGCCATGCACCATCGTTCACCATATATCATGTTACGTGGACTTGGTTGGTCTTCGTTGCTATTACGCAGTAAACCTTATCTCACATCATCCATCGGAGCAACATCTAACAATGTTCCTTAACGAAAAGTAAAAGGTAGCCAAATCTATGTCTCTATCTCTACTACTATTAAAGCAAGCAAACAATGATTCATTAGTCCGTCAATCGGAATCATAATCGGAATCCGAATGCCCGTACGTTGAGTTAAAGGTCCAAAACCATTTAGAATTAGCGCTTGGCAAGTGAAATAGAAAAAGCCTCAAGTCCTCAACCAGCACGTACTATGTTATTATAGAATACATATAGTGTATAATATATACATTTTATATACTAATTAATATATTTATATGGCTTCCCGTATTAGCAACATACGGATATTTTTGCTAGTAAATAAAAAGGCATGCACGGATTCTTCTCCAAATTAGTATCAATGATGTTTTTCTAGTTTACAAAGTTGTACTCTATCCGTTTTAAACTCTAGTTCACTTTAACTATCAAATGTATATATCCAAATTCGgctaaatttatagaaaaatatggCAACATCTGCACTATCAAATAAATGCACTGTCAAGACATGTTTGATACCGGATTACACAATACTAATTTGATGTTGTGATA
Coding sequences within it:
- the LOC112876683 gene encoding uncharacterized protein LOC112876683 — translated: MVAPVVIASAGLGMLAGLAMANRSLGDGLPAASRWDARPRCATCGGSGRVECLCNRWSDGDSGCRTCAGSGRMPCRSCGGSGTGRPLPARLTVQHHKPPPPAGYN